In Lujinxingia sediminis, a single genomic region encodes these proteins:
- the hemB gene encoding porphobilinogen synthase has product MSSFDLTRRPRRLRATSHIRDLVRETHLRRDDLIMPIFVSHGSNIRREIPSMPGIFQHSLDALDRELDAISQAGVPRVILFGIPEHKDAVGSDAFDTEGGIIQRAVRHIKKSHPHLYVITDVCFCEYTDHGHCGVLADDGRLLNDPTLANLQRQALSHARAGADMVAPSGMIDGMIGAMRQALDEDGYDDLPIMSYAVKYASAFYGPFRDAVDSAPQSGDRRAYQMDPANAREALVEAALDVEQGADILMVKPALAYLDIVASIRANFDLPVAAYNVSGEYAMVKAAAAKGWVDERALATEKLLSMKRAGADIIITYFARDLAGDLS; this is encoded by the coding sequence ATGAGCTCTTTTGACCTGACTCGCCGACCGCGCCGCCTGCGCGCGACCTCGCATATTCGCGACCTTGTGCGCGAGACGCATCTGCGCCGCGATGACTTGATCATGCCCATCTTCGTCTCGCACGGCAGCAACATCCGCCGCGAGATTCCCTCGATGCCCGGCATCTTCCAGCATTCGCTCGATGCGCTCGACCGCGAGCTCGACGCCATCAGCCAGGCCGGCGTGCCGCGGGTGATCCTCTTTGGCATTCCCGAGCATAAAGACGCGGTGGGCTCCGACGCTTTTGATACCGAGGGCGGCATCATTCAGCGGGCGGTGCGCCACATCAAAAAGAGCCACCCGCACCTCTACGTCATCACCGACGTATGCTTTTGCGAATACACCGACCACGGCCACTGCGGTGTGCTGGCCGACGACGGGCGTCTTCTCAACGATCCGACACTGGCCAACCTGCAACGTCAGGCCCTCTCCCATGCGCGGGCGGGGGCCGATATGGTCGCCCCCTCGGGCATGATCGACGGCATGATCGGCGCGATGCGTCAGGCGCTGGACGAAGACGGCTATGACGATCTTCCGATCATGAGCTACGCGGTGAAATACGCCTCGGCCTTCTACGGACCCTTTCGCGACGCGGTCGACTCGGCGCCGCAGTCCGGCGACCGTCGCGCCTACCAGATGGACCCGGCCAACGCCCGCGAGGCCCTGGTGGAAGCCGCCCTCGATGTGGAGCAGGGGGCCGACATTCTGATGGTCAAACCCGCCCTTGCCTACCTGGACATTGTGGCCAGTATCCGCGCCAACTTCGATCTGCCGGTGGCGGCCTACAACGTCAGCGGCGAGTACGCGATGGTGAAGGCCGCCGCGGCGAAGGGCTGGGTGGATGAGCGCGCGCTCGCCACCGAAAAGCTCCTCTCCATGAAGCGTGCCGGTGCCGACATCATCATCACCTACTTCGCCCGCGATCTGGCCGGCGACCTTAGCTGA
- the hemL gene encoding glutamate-1-semialdehyde 2,1-aminomutase: MLEKSQQLLQRATKSIPGGVNSPVRAFTSVGGTPPFMERAEGVYLYDADGNRYIDYVLTWGPAIIGHAHPEVVEACQAAMAKGSSFGAPTELEIELAETMIARVPGLDVVRMVNSGTEACMSAIRLARGATGRDKFIKFAGCYHGHADSFLIAAGSGALTLGTPNSPGVTAGTAKDTLLAQFNDLDSVRSLFETFPTDIAAIILEPVCGNTGCIPPDPGFLEGLRELCDAHGTILIFDEVMTGFRVGYGGAAARFGVTPDLYTFGKVVGGGFPLAAYGGREDLMRHIAPDGPVYQAGTLSGNPIAVTAGLKTLQLLTPEVYEQLEATSERLGTGMQAIIDKHGYPMTQTRAGAMFGVFFTDTTVHTHQDVHRCDLDRFNAFFHAMLKRGVYLAPSQYEAGFLSTHHSDEIIDQTLAYAEDALAEVFAD; this comes from the coding sequence ATGCTCGAAAAAAGCCAGCAGCTCCTTCAGCGCGCCACCAAGTCCATCCCCGGCGGGGTCAACTCGCCGGTGCGAGCGTTCACGTCTGTTGGGGGCACCCCGCCCTTTATGGAGCGCGCCGAGGGGGTCTACCTCTATGATGCCGACGGCAACCGCTACATCGACTACGTGCTGACCTGGGGCCCGGCGATCATCGGCCACGCCCATCCCGAGGTGGTGGAAGCCTGTCAGGCCGCGATGGCAAAGGGCTCGTCCTTCGGGGCCCCCACTGAGCTTGAGATCGAGCTGGCCGAGACGATGATCGCGCGGGTGCCCGGGCTGGATGTGGTTCGCATGGTGAACAGCGGCACCGAAGCCTGCATGTCGGCAATTCGCCTGGCACGCGGGGCGACCGGCCGCGACAAATTCATCAAATTTGCCGGCTGCTACCACGGCCACGCCGACTCGTTTTTGATCGCGGCGGGCTCCGGTGCGCTCACCCTGGGCACGCCCAACTCCCCGGGTGTGACTGCGGGCACCGCCAAAGACACGCTGCTGGCGCAGTTCAACGACCTGGACTCGGTGCGCAGCCTCTTTGAGACCTTCCCCACCGACATTGCCGCCATCATTCTGGAGCCGGTCTGTGGCAACACCGGCTGCATTCCCCCCGACCCCGGGTTCCTTGAGGGCCTGCGAGAGCTTTGCGATGCCCACGGCACGATTCTTATCTTCGATGAGGTCATGACGGGCTTCCGCGTGGGCTACGGTGGCGCTGCGGCCCGATTTGGGGTCACGCCCGACCTCTACACCTTTGGAAAAGTCGTGGGCGGGGGCTTCCCGCTGGCCGCCTACGGCGGCCGCGAGGATCTGATGCGGCACATCGCCCCCGATGGGCCGGTCTATCAGGCGGGCACCCTCTCGGGGAACCCCATCGCGGTGACCGCGGGCCTCAAGACCCTGCAGCTCCTGACCCCCGAGGTCTACGAGCAGCTCGAAGCCACCAGCGAGCGCCTGGGCACGGGCATGCAAGCCATCATCGACAAGCACGGCTACCCGATGACCCAGACGCGCGCCGGCGCGATGTTCGGGGTCTTCTTTACCGATACGACCGTGCATACCCATCAAGACGTCCATCGCTGCGATCTCGATCGCTTTAACGCCTTCTTCCACGCCATGCTTAAGCGCGGCGTGTACCTGGCGCCCAGCCAGTATGAAGCCGGATTTTTGTCGACGCACCACAGTGACGAAATTATCGATCAGACCCTGGCCTATGCCGAAGACGCACTGGCCGAGGTTTTCGCCGACTGA
- a CDS encoding VOC family protein: protein MARVTGIGGIFFRATDPEALRAWYVEHLGLPDIDGYVIFQNKDETQPDAYSIWAPFKNDTEYFGSARQAFMINFRVDNLDAMLTRLRDAGVEVDAKIEDSEFGRFGWAVDPEGHRFELWEPPAPQLAADV, encoded by the coding sequence ATGGCACGCGTCACAGGTATCGGCGGCATCTTCTTTCGCGCAACCGACCCCGAGGCCCTCAGAGCCTGGTACGTGGAGCATCTGGGCCTTCCGGATATCGATGGCTACGTCATCTTTCAGAACAAAGACGAGACGCAGCCCGATGCCTACAGCATCTGGGCGCCTTTTAAGAACGATACTGAGTATTTTGGCAGCGCGCGCCAGGCCTTCATGATCAACTTCCGGGTCGATAACCTCGATGCCATGCTCACGCGTCTTCGGGATGCGGGCGTCGAGGTCGATGCGAAGATCGAAGACTCGGAGTTTGGCAGGTTTGGCTGGGCGGTCGACCCGGAGGGACATCGCTTCGAGTTGTGGGAGCCGCCGGCCCCCCAGCTTGCCGCCGATGTCTGA
- the hemA gene encoding glutamyl-tRNA reductase: MTSPNRLTLISFSHRNATLAERDALAMSAADIAAFVPLCRQRWLSEAAVLSTCNRTEIYLYGPTPYALWEELAPELARLRGIELAALPSPMVAYDDAAARHAFRVATSLESLALGENQILAQIKDVHDQILANPAKSPVLDRLFQFAIRVGKQVRTETALCEGAVSISSAAVDLASKIFGDFNQREILLVGAGETAEAAAMHFEKSGGTRFVVLNRSEERGRLLADQFHGIYRPLDELEDAIVSAEVAVFATGSPDYLLTHAALKSVMRARERRPLFLIDISNPRNVDPEVARFDSVFLYNIDDLEHVVAANLATRKDEIPAAEAIIEQMLAQWLAWQQSMAVTPTIASLARYFEDVCTQEIDRHNKRISEQERVMLEEFSRGLVKKLLHNPISYLRTSVANNTLRSEDLNLVLSLYNLQNNDENPDEP; encoded by the coding sequence ATGACCTCACCCAACCGGCTCACCCTCATCTCGTTTAGCCATCGTAACGCGACACTGGCTGAACGTGACGCCCTGGCGATGAGCGCCGCAGACATTGCGGCGTTCGTACCGCTCTGCCGTCAACGATGGCTCAGTGAGGCTGCGGTACTCTCGACGTGCAACCGCACCGAGATCTACCTCTACGGCCCCACGCCTTACGCGCTCTGGGAAGAGCTCGCCCCGGAGCTTGCCCGGCTACGGGGCATTGAGCTGGCCGCTCTGCCCTCCCCGATGGTCGCCTACGACGACGCGGCGGCGCGTCACGCCTTCCGCGTGGCGACCTCTCTGGAGTCGCTGGCCCTGGGAGAGAACCAGATCCTGGCCCAGATCAAAGACGTGCATGACCAGATTCTGGCTAACCCGGCGAAGTCCCCGGTGCTTGACCGCCTCTTTCAGTTCGCGATCCGCGTGGGCAAGCAGGTGCGCACCGAGACAGCCCTCTGTGAGGGGGCCGTCTCCATCAGCTCGGCGGCGGTCGATCTGGCCAGCAAGATCTTTGGCGACTTTAACCAGCGCGAGATCCTACTCGTGGGCGCCGGTGAGACGGCCGAGGCCGCCGCGATGCATTTTGAGAAGAGCGGCGGCACCCGCTTCGTGGTGCTCAACCGCTCCGAAGAGCGCGGGCGCCTGCTGGCCGACCAGTTTCATGGCATCTACCGCCCCCTCGATGAGCTTGAAGACGCCATTGTGAGCGCCGAAGTTGCCGTTTTTGCAACGGGCTCGCCGGACTACCTGCTCACCCACGCGGCGTTGAAGTCCGTGATGCGCGCGCGCGAGCGCCGCCCTCTCTTCCTCATCGACATCAGCAACCCGCGAAACGTCGATCCGGAGGTCGCGCGCTTTGACAGCGTTTTCCTCTACAACATCGATGATCTTGAGCACGTGGTGGCGGCAAACCTGGCCACCCGGAAAGACGAAATCCCGGCGGCCGAAGCCATCATCGAGCAGATGCTTGCGCAGTGGCTCGCATGGCAGCAGTCCATGGCGGTCACCCCAACAATCGCCTCGCTGGCCCGCTACTTTGAAGACGTCTGCACCCAGGAGATCGACCGCCATAACAAGCGCATCTCCGAGCAGGAGCGAGTGATGCTCGAAGAGTTCAGCCGCGGGCTGGTCAAAAAGCTCTTGCATAACCCGATCTCGTACCTGCGCACCTCGGTGGCCAACAACACGTTGCGCTCCGAAGACCTGAACCTGGTGCTCTCGCTTTACAACTTACAGAACAACGATGAGAACCCCGATGAACCTTAA
- a CDS encoding GNAT family N-acetyltransferase: MTEHEPNFSHQQTEAGGSIYLEKDGARVATIDYRRAPSGAMEVHHTFVDASLRGQGMARKLVAEAVKHARSTECKITPTCSAARAILQKTPDYHDVLEAADLP; this comes from the coding sequence GTGACCGAACACGAGCCGAATTTTTCGCATCAGCAGACCGAGGCCGGTGGCTCCATCTATCTGGAGAAAGACGGCGCGCGGGTGGCGACGATCGATTACCGACGCGCCCCATCCGGAGCGATGGAAGTGCATCATACCTTTGTGGATGCGTCGCTTCGGGGTCAGGGCATGGCGCGCAAGCTCGTGGCCGAGGCCGTGAAACATGCGCGCAGCACCGAATGCAAGATCACGCCGACCTGCTCAGCGGCCCGTGCGATCCTGCAGAAGACGCCCGACTACCACGATGTGCTCGAAGCGGCCGATCTGCCCTGA
- a CDS encoding protein-L-isoaspartate(D-aspartate) O-methyltransferase, producing MSDAREDRYAPARRRMVEQQIRSRGIELESVLRAMAEVPRERFVPRRYRSDAYEDVALPIGGGQTITQPYLVAWMTVLLRPHPHDRVLEVGTGSGYQAAVLARLVDEVFTIERVDELAERARDTLADVGVDNVAVRSGDGSLGWAGVAPFDGILVTAGALTIPEPLLEQLSVGGRLVMPLGTQSAPQTLVRVTRTSERRYRREEFGQVRFVPLIGEEGADEAPSRGDFWF from the coding sequence ATGTCAGACGCACGAGAGGATCGCTACGCCCCGGCACGCCGGAGAATGGTGGAGCAACAGATCCGTTCCCGGGGCATCGAGCTTGAGTCGGTGCTCAGGGCGATGGCCGAGGTGCCCCGGGAGCGCTTTGTCCCCCGGCGCTACCGATCGGACGCCTACGAGGATGTGGCGCTGCCCATCGGAGGCGGCCAGACCATCACCCAGCCTTATCTGGTGGCCTGGATGACGGTGCTCCTTCGGCCGCACCCCCATGACCGGGTGCTGGAGGTGGGTACCGGCTCGGGTTACCAGGCCGCCGTGCTCGCCAGGCTCGTCGATGAGGTCTTCACCATTGAGCGTGTCGATGAGCTCGCGGAGCGCGCGCGCGACACGCTCGCTGATGTAGGCGTTGATAATGTTGCGGTGCGCAGCGGCGATGGTTCGCTGGGCTGGGCCGGCGTTGCTCCCTTTGATGGCATCCTCGTGACCGCCGGCGCCCTCACCATCCCCGAGCCACTGCTTGAGCAACTTAGTGTGGGAGGCCGGCTGGTCATGCCCCTGGGCACACAAAGTGCTCCGCAGACTCTGGTGCGCGTCACGCGTACCTCGGAGCGCCGCTACCGCCGTGAGGAGTTCGGCCAGGTGCGTTTTGTGCCCCTGATCGGCGAAGAGGGCGCCGATGAGGCGCCCTCTCGCGGGGATTTCTGGTTTTAA
- the hemH gene encoding ferrochelatase: MSKGVLLINLGSPDSTETGDVRRYLREFLSDPRVLDINPIQRSALVNLIIAPTRAPKSAEAYKEVWTEQGSPLIATTYRVRDLLRERIDLPVEVGMRYGNPSAESGIRALMARGVTELFLIPLYPHYAMSSYETAVAKVQDTMDAIAPKMRLVVQPPFYNDPQYIDAVLDRASEALAKNPDHVLFSFHGIPERQVKATDPSGCYCLRMEKCCEMSHPAHSFCYRHQCFTTAKMLAERAGLEREQWSVSFQSRLGRDPWLKPYTDFVLEELPSKGVKSIAVFSPAFVADCLETIEELGMEGKEDFLKAGGKAYDLVPCLNDSTLWIDLLERFVTDYLAGTLAV; this comes from the coding sequence ATGAGTAAAGGTGTCCTGCTCATCAATCTGGGCTCTCCCGACTCCACCGAAACCGGCGATGTACGTCGCTACCTGCGCGAATTTTTGAGCGACCCGCGGGTGCTCGACATCAACCCGATTCAGCGCTCGGCGCTGGTCAACCTGATCATCGCGCCGACCCGCGCTCCCAAATCGGCCGAGGCCTACAAAGAGGTCTGGACCGAGCAGGGCTCCCCGCTTATCGCCACGACATATCGAGTGCGCGACCTTTTGCGCGAGCGCATCGATCTTCCGGTGGAGGTGGGCATGCGCTACGGCAACCCCTCGGCCGAATCGGGCATCCGTGCGCTGATGGCCCGCGGGGTCACCGAGCTCTTTCTCATCCCGCTCTACCCGCATTACGCCATGTCGAGCTACGAGACGGCCGTGGCCAAAGTGCAGGACACCATGGACGCCATCGCTCCGAAGATGCGTCTTGTCGTGCAGCCTCCCTTCTACAATGACCCGCAGTACATCGACGCGGTGCTCGATCGGGCAAGCGAGGCGCTGGCCAAGAACCCCGACCACGTGCTCTTTAGCTTTCACGGGATTCCGGAGCGCCAGGTCAAAGCCACCGACCCCTCCGGCTGCTACTGCCTGCGCATGGAGAAGTGCTGCGAGATGAGCCATCCCGCTCACAGCTTCTGCTATCGCCATCAGTGCTTCACCACCGCGAAGATGCTGGCTGAAAGGGCCGGTCTGGAGCGGGAGCAATGGTCGGTGTCCTTCCAGTCGCGCCTGGGTCGTGACCCCTGGCTCAAACCCTACACTGACTTCGTGCTCGAAGAGCTCCCCTCGAAGGGCGTCAAGTCCATTGCGGTCTTCTCGCCGGCCTTCGTGGCCGACTGCCTGGAGACGATCGAAGAGCTGGGTATGGAGGGCAAAGAAGACTTCCTTAAGGCTGGCGGCAAAGCCTACGACCTCGTGCCCTGCCTCAACGACTCCACCCTGTGGATCGACCTTCTTGAACGCTTTGTAACCGACTACCTCGCCGGCACACTCGCCGTGTGA
- the hemG gene encoding protoporphyrinogen oxidase, with the protein MTPHIAVLGAGISGLSIAYALEQAGMRVTLFEANARVGGPLRSSRIDGYLLEHGPHTLFQRTSALASLLTELGLDDAIVDARESASRRYVVRYGRPLALPQSPAAFLKSELLSTAAKLRLLAEPLIPAFDREGVDESLANFVERRLGQEVLDYLLDPFVGGTYAGDPRQMSARHTFGMLKELEDEAGSLVLGALKRKLRTPSSETPPAKRRLLSFTGGLQTLTDALAAKLHGELKLSATVTGLRRDESSWRVLYRRGKSSAGVSVDAIVSTLPSYALAELRFKGVTPPERELQRVTNITFAPCTLVATGFKREDVAHPLDGFGVLAPRAEEMHTLGTLFVSSMFPERAPRGRVNLTTFVGGARQPELALLDDDAVIDLVKFDLNRILGLRAEPEFVHVSRWERAIPQFEVGHQLMLDAYASLEEAMPGVFFAGNTRDTVALPALLNARHDHAARVTDFLQLATSPASS; encoded by the coding sequence ATGACACCTCATATCGCCGTATTGGGAGCGGGCATCTCCGGGCTCTCGATTGCGTACGCGCTGGAGCAGGCCGGGATGCGCGTGACCCTCTTTGAGGCCAACGCGCGTGTGGGAGGTCCTCTGCGCTCCTCGCGCATCGATGGCTACCTGCTGGAGCACGGCCCCCACACCCTTTTTCAACGGACCTCGGCCCTGGCCTCGCTGCTTACGGAGCTTGGGCTTGATGACGCGATCGTCGATGCTCGCGAGAGCGCCTCGCGACGCTACGTGGTACGCTACGGCCGCCCGCTGGCCTTGCCGCAGTCGCCTGCCGCTTTTCTCAAGAGCGAACTTCTCTCGACCGCAGCCAAACTTCGCCTTCTGGCCGAACCGCTGATTCCCGCCTTCGATCGCGAGGGTGTCGATGAGAGCCTGGCGAACTTCGTGGAGCGCCGCCTGGGTCAGGAGGTGCTCGACTACCTGCTCGATCCCTTCGTCGGAGGCACCTACGCCGGCGATCCCCGCCAGATGTCGGCCCGCCATACCTTCGGCATGCTCAAAGAACTTGAAGATGAGGCAGGCTCGCTGGTGCTCGGCGCGCTCAAGCGTAAACTTCGCACACCGAGCTCCGAGACGCCGCCGGCAAAGCGACGCCTCCTCTCATTCACAGGCGGCCTCCAGACCCTGACCGACGCGCTCGCGGCAAAGCTCCACGGCGAGCTCAAGCTCAGCGCCACCGTCACCGGGCTCCGGCGCGACGAAAGCAGCTGGCGGGTGCTCTACCGCCGCGGCAAGTCCAGCGCCGGCGTCAGCGTCGACGCCATCGTCTCCACCCTGCCCTCCTACGCGCTGGCCGAACTTCGCTTTAAGGGTGTGACGCCTCCCGAGCGCGAGCTTCAGCGCGTCACAAACATCACCTTTGCGCCCTGCACGCTGGTCGCCACCGGCTTTAAGCGCGAGGACGTCGCGCACCCCCTCGATGGCTTCGGAGTGCTGGCCCCCCGGGCCGAAGAGATGCACACCCTGGGCACCCTTTTTGTCTCTTCGATGTTTCCGGAGCGTGCCCCCCGGGGACGGGTCAACCTCACCACCTTTGTCGGCGGCGCCCGTCAGCCCGAGCTCGCGCTCCTGGATGATGACGCCGTCATTGACCTTGTGAAGTTCGACCTCAACCGCATCCTGGGGCTGCGCGCCGAGCCCGAGTTTGTGCACGTCTCACGCTGGGAGCGCGCCATCCCTCAGTTTGAGGTGGGCCATCAGCTGATGCTCGACGCCTACGCCTCGCTTGAGGAGGCGATGCCCGGCGTATTTTTTGCCGGCAACACCCGCGACACCGTCGCGCTGCCTGCCCTCCTCAACGCGCGCCACGATCATGCCGCGCGCGTCACCGACTTCCTTCAACTCGCAACTTCCCCGGCTTCATCATGA
- a CDS encoding uroporphyrinogen-III synthase yields MTFTPETALRILDTGTRPAAPMDGVELLHCPALQVAWLEIDADALRARLNAPHLVIFYSARAAEAVLASTILTRDNARDHHLVAVGPMTAELLANALGVAVSVPAEHYFENLKDLLEKVEARDILAFGLLDRERDLRELAERRGVAFHPVPVYESLPDVAALRAALIEHRPHWITVTSSRGAEALHQALETLPALEPRPRLAAIGERTAERLRDLHLRVDRIAPSPDRDRLIEAILQDLS; encoded by the coding sequence ATGACCTTCACCCCGGAGACCGCGTTGCGCATCCTGGACACAGGCACTCGGCCCGCCGCACCGATGGATGGGGTCGAGCTTTTGCACTGCCCGGCGCTGCAGGTGGCCTGGCTTGAGATCGACGCCGACGCGCTGCGCGCGCGCCTCAACGCCCCTCATCTGGTGATCTTCTACAGCGCGCGCGCCGCCGAAGCCGTGCTCGCCAGTACGATTCTGACCCGCGACAACGCCCGCGACCACCACCTGGTGGCAGTCGGTCCAATGACGGCCGAGCTTCTGGCCAACGCTCTGGGGGTCGCGGTATCGGTGCCCGCTGAGCATTACTTTGAAAACCTCAAAGACCTGCTCGAAAAGGTGGAGGCACGCGATATCCTCGCCTTTGGGCTGCTCGATCGAGAGCGCGACCTGCGCGAGCTGGCCGAACGCCGAGGCGTTGCCTTCCACCCGGTGCCGGTCTATGAGAGCTTGCCCGACGTCGCCGCGCTTCGCGCGGCCCTCATTGAGCATCGCCCCCACTGGATCACAGTGACCAGCTCCCGCGGCGCCGAGGCCCTGCATCAAGCGCTTGAGACGCTGCCCGCTCTTGAGCCCCGGCCGCGCCTGGCGGCCATCGGCGAGCGCACCGCGGAGCGACTTCGCGACCTTCACCTTCGAGTTGATCGGATAGCCCCGAGCCCCGACCGCGATCGCCTGATCGAGGCCATACTTCAGGACCTTTCATGA
- the hemE gene encoding uroporphyrinogen decarboxylase: MNRRQRFLAACKSQPVDRPPIWVMRQAGRHLPEYRKLKEKYSFHELVQTPELALEVTTQPLRRYNMDAAILFSDILVIPEALGQPYHFRDVGGIEMEFALSSKADIDKLSIDAIEEKLAYVPAAIKLIREELGDDRALIGFGGSPWTLATYMIEGGSSKTYARAKQMFYAEPELFEALMEKITAGLVRYFEMQIEAGVDALQIFDSWGGVLSPHAFEHASTKWMGRVVEAIGGRVPTVVFSKGMHHLLDPLVATGADVLGVDWTTRLSDVRRALPANVAVQGNLDPIILNTTPEIVREEATRILDDMRGIDGHIFNLGHGITPQAKIECMEALVETVTTYGQ; the protein is encoded by the coding sequence ATGAACCGCCGCCAACGCTTTCTCGCCGCCTGTAAAAGCCAGCCCGTTGACCGCCCCCCCATCTGGGTGATGCGCCAGGCCGGCCGCCACCTGCCCGAGTATCGCAAGCTCAAAGAGAAGTACTCCTTCCATGAGCTCGTGCAGACCCCGGAGCTGGCGCTGGAGGTCACCACCCAGCCGCTGCGCCGCTACAATATGGATGCGGCGATCCTCTTTAGCGACATCCTGGTGATCCCCGAGGCGCTCGGCCAGCCCTACCACTTCCGGGATGTGGGCGGCATCGAGATGGAGTTCGCCCTCAGCTCGAAGGCCGACATCGACAAGCTCTCCATCGACGCCATCGAAGAGAAGCTCGCGTACGTGCCGGCGGCCATCAAACTCATCCGCGAGGAGCTCGGTGATGACCGTGCGCTGATCGGGTTTGGAGGCAGCCCCTGGACGCTGGCGACCTATATGATCGAGGGCGGATCGTCGAAAACGTACGCTCGCGCCAAGCAGATGTTCTACGCTGAGCCCGAGCTCTTTGAAGCGCTCATGGAGAAGATCACCGCCGGACTGGTCCGCTACTTCGAGATGCAGATCGAGGCCGGTGTCGACGCCCTGCAGATCTTCGACAGCTGGGGCGGCGTGCTCTCCCCCCACGCCTTTGAGCATGCATCCACGAAGTGGATGGGCCGGGTGGTCGAGGCCATCGGCGGGCGCGTGCCCACGGTAGTCTTTTCCAAGGGCATGCATCACTTGCTCGATCCGCTGGTGGCCACCGGCGCCGATGTACTGGGAGTGGACTGGACCACGCGCCTGAGCGATGTGCGTCGCGCTCTTCCGGCCAACGTCGCGGTGCAGGGCAACCTCGATCCGATCATCCTCAACACCACCCCGGAGATCGTGCGCGAAGAGGCCACGCGCATCCTTGATGATATGCGCGGCATCGATGGGCACATCTTCAACCTGGGTCACGGGATCACCCCCCAGGCCAAGATCGAATGCATGGAAGCGCTGGTCGAGACGGTGACCACTTACGGTCAGTGA
- the hemC gene encoding hydroxymethylbilane synthase: MNLKLGSRKSALALWQTHHVADLLRAAHPGLTVEIVTMDTLGDLRTDVPLPAIGAKGLFTQELEAALASDAIDLAVHSLKDLPSTLPEGMKFAGSPRRASPLDAFISTRYASFDEVPDGATIATGSQRRKAQLLHRRPNLKFADLRGNIGTRLEKLESEGFDGIIMAHAALERLEMGGRVTSALPADQYVPAVGQGAIGLESRIGRDDIDALIAPILDEATMRAVTAERIFMRRLEGGCSVALGAYCEPAERPGEWIFHAWVSSTDGQRCLHESRTGVEPDDLANALVEDFLERGARSILRA, encoded by the coding sequence ATGAACCTTAAGCTTGGCTCGCGAAAGTCAGCGCTGGCACTGTGGCAGACCCATCACGTGGCCGACCTGTTGAGGGCGGCCCACCCGGGACTCACAGTCGAGATCGTCACGATGGACACCCTGGGCGATTTGCGCACCGATGTGCCGCTGCCGGCCATCGGCGCCAAGGGGCTCTTCACCCAGGAGTTGGAGGCGGCGCTTGCCAGCGACGCTATCGATCTGGCGGTTCACTCGCTCAAGGATCTGCCCTCCACACTCCCCGAAGGCATGAAGTTCGCGGGAAGTCCGCGACGCGCCAGCCCGCTGGATGCGTTTATCTCCACGCGTTACGCCTCCTTCGATGAGGTACCCGACGGGGCGACCATCGCCACCGGAAGCCAGCGCCGCAAGGCCCAGCTTTTGCACCGCCGGCCCAACCTGAAGTTTGCTGATCTGCGCGGCAACATCGGCACACGTCTGGAGAAGTTGGAGAGCGAGGGATTCGACGGCATCATTATGGCGCATGCCGCCCTGGAGCGCCTGGAGATGGGCGGCCGGGTGACCTCGGCGCTGCCCGCCGACCAGTATGTTCCGGCGGTGGGTCAGGGTGCGATTGGCCTGGAGTCCCGCATCGGTCGCGATGATATCGACGCGCTGATTGCGCCGATCCTCGACGAGGCGACGATGCGCGCGGTCACGGCCGAGCGCATCTTTATGCGCCGGCTTGAAGGGGGTTGTTCCGTGGCACTCGGGGCTTACTGTGAGCCGGCCGAGAGGCCCGGCGAGTGGATCTTCCACGCCTGGGTCTCCTCGACCGACGGCCAGCGATGCCTGCATGAAAGCCGCACCGGCGTCGAGCCCGACGACCTGGCGAACGCCCTGGTTGAGGACTTCCTGGAACGCGGCGCCCGCAGCATCCTTCGCGCATGA